Proteins from a single region of Oikeobacillus pervagus:
- a CDS encoding PAS domain S-box protein, which translates to MFRSCQCTCGSAVFHDDQGKLVQLLPKIIEGSSEAIVVKDFQSNIVLANKAAETFTLYNEEELNSMKWNDLFPSIQAATFDCLEVRPHFKGEMFMKLKDRSCKYVHLTIHREVEMKLDICYINEVVEKKEISENQLFATFNIKDIFQHITDGVILFDQDGMILYVNPAFSNIVNMDIKEIESSPIQSLIPNEFHHEFKRFAKLFRKGGRLCGEIPIAQNDSYIVAEFTLSRNVQDGINMVILKDITLQRQMKMNLEKSEKMFEALFNEAIDGIVFWDKDGHAIKANDSALKIFECTMEELINKKISDFILNKQDQKFIDTTHKLNENGEVREDLHFLMPNGQKKHLEFTIKLHSEDGYSISIFRNISERYEIERQLRKSEKRFRKVFKGTVDGMILWNQNYKIVDVNPSVCKILKWTREQLIGRDIRVFERISHNEEVMMHWKKTAEEGKGNSIVSVKRNDRNYYFEVSTKMHINSQLHLTIIRDLTEEIEIQEKLKKSDTLNIVGELAAGIAHEIRNPMTALKGFIQLLESDLEDEYGMYFNVITTELSRIESIITEFLILAKPQAIQYKKANITKILQETIELLNAQATMHNVLLKLKAEVDLPEIYAEGNQLKQVFINIIKNAIEAMPKGGHIYVKVNQKDQKYISISIIDEGIGMSDEKLNRLGEPFYTTKDRGTGLGLMVSFKIIKEHNGIVNVESEVGKGTAFHILLPQHLS; encoded by the coding sequence GTGTTTAGAAGTTGCCAATGTACTTGCGGATCAGCGGTTTTTCATGATGACCAAGGAAAACTTGTACAATTATTACCAAAAATAATAGAAGGATCAAGTGAGGCAATAGTAGTAAAAGATTTTCAGTCAAATATCGTCCTGGCTAATAAGGCAGCAGAAACTTTTACACTCTACAATGAAGAAGAATTAAATTCAATGAAGTGGAATGATTTATTTCCATCCATACAAGCAGCTACATTCGACTGCTTAGAAGTTCGCCCTCATTTCAAAGGGGAGATGTTTATGAAGTTAAAGGACAGGAGTTGTAAATATGTTCATTTGACCATTCATCGCGAGGTCGAAATGAAGTTAGATATTTGTTATATAAATGAAGTGGTGGAAAAGAAGGAAATAAGTGAAAACCAACTATTTGCGACATTTAATATTAAAGATATTTTCCAGCATATAACAGACGGGGTTATTTTATTTGATCAAGATGGAATGATTTTGTATGTAAATCCTGCCTTTTCCAACATTGTGAATATGGATATAAAGGAAATAGAATCATCCCCCATTCAATCGTTAATCCCTAATGAATTTCACCATGAATTTAAACGGTTTGCAAAATTGTTCCGCAAAGGAGGGAGGCTATGTGGGGAAATCCCCATTGCTCAAAATGACAGCTATATTGTGGCTGAATTTACTTTAAGTCGGAATGTTCAAGATGGAATCAATATGGTGATTCTTAAAGATATTACATTACAACGTCAAATGAAAATGAATTTAGAAAAAAGCGAGAAAATGTTCGAGGCCCTATTTAATGAGGCGATTGATGGAATTGTATTTTGGGATAAGGATGGTCACGCGATCAAAGCGAATGATTCTGCCTTAAAGATTTTTGAATGTACAATGGAGGAGCTAATAAATAAAAAAATTTCTGATTTTATTTTAAATAAACAGGATCAAAAATTTATAGATACCACCCATAAATTAAATGAAAATGGGGAGGTAAGGGAGGACCTTCACTTTCTAATGCCAAATGGCCAAAAAAAGCATCTTGAATTTACAATAAAACTCCATTCTGAAGACGGCTATAGTATTAGTATATTCAGAAATATAAGTGAACGATATGAAATCGAACGTCAGTTAAGAAAGAGTGAGAAAAGATTTCGGAAAGTATTTAAAGGGACGGTTGATGGGATGATTTTGTGGAATCAAAACTACAAAATTGTCGATGTGAATCCCTCTGTCTGTAAAATATTAAAATGGACAAGAGAACAGCTAATTGGACGTGATATTCGAGTGTTTGAACGAATTAGTCATAATGAGGAAGTGATGATGCATTGGAAAAAGACAGCAGAAGAGGGGAAAGGAAATTCGATTGTTTCTGTCAAGAGGAATGATCGGAACTATTATTTTGAAGTGTCAACCAAAATGCATATTAATTCGCAACTTCATTTAACGATTATTCGTGATTTGACAGAAGAAATAGAAATTCAAGAGAAATTAAAGAAATCGGATACATTAAATATTGTTGGGGAATTAGCTGCTGGAATAGCTCATGAAATACGGAATCCGATGACCGCATTAAAAGGATTTATCCAACTTCTAGAAAGTGATTTGGAAGACGAGTATGGGATGTACTTTAATGTAATTACGACGGAATTAAGTCGAATTGAATCCATAATTACTGAGTTTTTAATCTTGGCAAAACCTCAAGCTATTCAGTATAAAAAGGCTAATATAACGAAAATTCTGCAGGAAACGATTGAATTATTAAACGCTCAAGCAACGATGCATAATGTGCTACTGAAGCTTAAAGCTGAGGTTGATTTACCGGAAATTTATGCAGAAGGAAATCAATTAAAACAAGTTTTTATTAATATTATTAAAAATGCCATTGAGGCGATGCCAAAAGGTGGACATATTTATGTGAAAGTAAATCAAAAAGATCAGAAATATATCTCCATCTCGATTATCGATGAGGGCATAGGAATGTCCGATGAAAAATTAAATCGCTTGGGAGAACCATTTTATACAACGAAAGACCGTGGGACTGGCTTAGGCCTAATGGTTAGTTTTAAAATAATTAAAGAACATAATGGAATTGTCAATGTTGAAAGTGAAGTGGGGAAGGGAACGGCCTTTCACATATTATTACCTCAA
- a CDS encoding acyltransferase family protein, producing the protein MTKRNFYFDNAKFILIFFVVFGHLIQSYIHDDSIFFTIYTTIYMFHMPAFILMSGFFAKNFHKKGYVMKLLKKLLLPYFLFQITYTIYYYFLYDQNSLELEPLIPNWSLWFLLSLFFWNILLILFVKLLNLRPAVSLLLAFLLGLAVGCLNVPLDFLSFSRTFVFFPFFLLGYYLKKKHFTRLFSNKVRFLNFCFILCLSSTIYFIPEANEKWLLGSMPYNEFDTSNLLGILIRAGLYILNLMMIACFFTFVPKKQFFFTNWGKNTLYVYLLHGFFIKAFRESEIKDSFESIVLLLIVSLLITVFLSSKFMTTIAQPVIELRLGKLKRCFHQIRKKLHYIES; encoded by the coding sequence ATGACAAAACGTAATTTTTATTTTGATAATGCAAAGTTTATTTTGATTTTTTTCGTGGTGTTTGGACATCTAATCCAGTCATATATACATGACGATTCCATTTTTTTCACAATTTATACAACTATTTATATGTTTCATATGCCTGCCTTTATTTTAATGTCAGGATTTTTCGCCAAAAATTTTCACAAAAAAGGATATGTAATGAAGCTATTAAAAAAATTATTACTTCCTTACTTTTTATTCCAAATAACCTATACGATCTATTACTATTTTCTATACGATCAAAATTCGTTAGAGCTTGAACCATTGATCCCTAACTGGTCCCTTTGGTTTTTACTCAGTTTATTCTTCTGGAATATTCTGCTCATATTATTTGTGAAACTTTTAAACTTACGGCCAGCCGTTTCATTATTACTTGCATTTTTATTGGGATTAGCTGTTGGGTGTTTGAATGTCCCACTTGACTTTCTAAGTTTTTCTCGTACTTTTGTATTTTTTCCATTCTTTTTACTAGGTTATTATTTGAAGAAAAAACATTTCACTCGATTATTTTCAAACAAAGTTCGGTTTCTAAACTTTTGTTTTATACTTTGTTTGTCTTCAACTATTTACTTTATACCAGAAGCGAACGAAAAATGGTTACTAGGCTCAATGCCTTATAATGAATTTGATACGAGCAATTTACTCGGAATCCTAATAAGAGCCGGACTATACATTTTGAATTTGATGATGATCGCATGTTTCTTTACATTTGTACCGAAAAAGCAGTTTTTCTTTACAAATTGGGGGAAAAATACATTATACGTATATTTATTACACGGCTTTTTCATCAAAGCCTTTAGAGAAAGTGAAATTAAAGATTCATTCGAATCCATTGTTTTATTATTAATTGTATCCCTCCTTATCACGGTATTTTTATCTAGTAAATTCATGACGACCATTGCACAACCCGTTATTGAATTAAGATTAGGTAAATTAAAGAGATGTTTTCATCAGATAAGGAAAAAGTTACATTATATTGAGAGTTAA
- a CDS encoding B12-binding domain-containing radical SAM protein, with protein sequence MNVVVSTLNAKFIHTNLAIRYLKAYAEPDYKLLITEYTIKDPVINIVTDLYQKKPDVIGFSCYIWNIEETIKVIQMLRKIMPNVVIILGGPEVTYDVPDWLKKIPEIDFIVIGEGEQTFKQLLDELSGEQKFEQISGIGYMKNGQTQINPQRNKLDLREMPSPFRFEEDLSQLSKRVTYIETSRGCPFSCQFCLSSIEVGVRYFNREKIKEDIRFLMKHGAKTIKFVDRTFNISRSYAMDIFQFLIDEHLPGTVFQFEITADIMRPEVIDFLNREAPPGLFRFEIGVQSTNDLTNELVMRKQNFKKLTRTVNMVKEGKKIDQHLDLIAGLPEEDYHSFRKTFNDVFALRPEELQLGFLKMLRGTGLRIRAREHDYIYMDHSPYEILQNNVLSFEDIIKIKQVEDVLEKYWNDHRMDQTIEYLVSDEFDTPFDFFQSFGTYWEGQGWSKIGHQMEDLFKRLLHYIETKGSENLPIIKGLLKYDYLMKHRYKPRKTWWEPTLSKKERSMMYKQILHRPESLGESFATLKFSEKELFKHTVIEKFPFDIHTYLTNRKIVCQPSYVLVYYEISTGNPVAFFVPDELENYIAF encoded by the coding sequence ATGAACGTGGTTGTTAGTACGCTAAATGCTAAATTTATTCATACGAACTTAGCGATCCGCTATTTAAAAGCGTATGCAGAACCAGATTATAAACTATTGATAACTGAATATACGATTAAAGACCCAGTGATCAATATTGTGACAGATCTTTATCAAAAAAAGCCTGATGTGATTGGCTTCAGCTGTTACATATGGAATATAGAAGAAACAATAAAGGTCATTCAAATGCTTCGAAAGATCATGCCTAATGTGGTCATAATATTAGGTGGGCCTGAGGTGACATATGATGTTCCCGATTGGCTTAAAAAAATTCCAGAAATTGATTTCATTGTCATTGGCGAAGGAGAGCAAACATTTAAACAATTATTAGATGAATTAAGTGGAGAACAAAAGTTTGAACAAATTTCTGGAATCGGCTACATGAAAAATGGACAAACGCAAATTAATCCGCAAAGGAATAAACTTGATTTGCGGGAAATGCCTTCACCTTTCCGTTTTGAAGAAGATTTATCCCAGCTTTCTAAAAGAGTGACATATATAGAAACAAGTCGTGGCTGTCCTTTCAGTTGCCAATTTTGTCTATCTTCTATTGAGGTTGGTGTCCGTTACTTTAACCGTGAAAAAATTAAAGAGGATATTCGCTTTTTAATGAAGCACGGGGCAAAAACGATTAAATTTGTTGATAGAACTTTTAATATAAGCCGTAGCTATGCGATGGATATATTCCAATTTTTAATTGATGAGCATTTACCTGGGACGGTCTTTCAATTTGAAATAACAGCCGATATTATGCGTCCAGAAGTGATCGACTTTTTGAATAGAGAAGCCCCACCCGGATTGTTTCGTTTCGAAATTGGAGTACAATCAACAAATGATTTGACGAATGAATTAGTTATGCGTAAACAAAATTTCAAGAAATTAACTCGAACCGTCAATATGGTGAAGGAAGGAAAGAAAATCGATCAGCATTTAGATTTAATTGCAGGTTTGCCCGAGGAAGATTATCATTCTTTTCGTAAGACATTTAATGATGTGTTTGCATTAAGACCTGAAGAATTACAGCTTGGCTTTTTAAAAATGCTTCGAGGTACAGGTCTTCGCATCCGTGCTAGAGAACACGATTACATTTATATGGATCATTCACCATATGAGATACTACAAAACAACGTCCTATCCTTTGAAGACATTATTAAAATTAAACAAGTGGAAGATGTATTAGAAAAATATTGGAATGATCATCGCATGGATCAAACTATTGAATATTTAGTAAGTGATGAGTTCGATACCCCATTTGATTTCTTCCAATCTTTTGGAACTTATTGGGAAGGTCAAGGATGGTCTAAAATTGGTCACCAAATGGAGGATCTATTTAAACGTCTATTACATTACATTGAAACAAAGGGATCCGAGAATCTCCCTATTATTAAAGGTCTATTAAAATACGATTATTTAATGAAGCATCGGTATAAACCACGCAAAACATGGTGGGAACCGACATTAAGTAAAAAAGAACGAAGCATGATGTATAAGCAAATATTACACCGTCCTGAATCACTGGGAGAATCATTTGCAACATTAAAATTTTCGGAAAAAGAGTTATTTAAGCACACCGTCATAGAGAAATTTCCATTTGACATTCATACTTACTTGACCAATCGGAAAATAGTATGCCAACCAAGTTATGTATTAGTCTATTATGAAATTTCTACTGGGAATCCAGTCGCTTTCTTCGTGCCTGATGAACTAGAAAACTATATAGCATTTTAG
- a CDS encoding TrkH family potassium uptake protein encodes MQKNIRKHMKKLVPAQVFVSYYLIAITVSTLLLSLPVALKPGVEWTFIDALFTAVSAVSVTGLSTISIVDTFSTTGIFLLMFVLQFGGVGIMTLGTVFWMIMGKKIGLKERRLIMLDQNQTSLSGLVQLLLKIFRIVITIELIGAVVLGIYYLNYYPVWYEAFLHGLFSSVSATTNAGFDITGNSLIDFADDYFVQFITMLLIIAGAIGFPVLVETKEYIFHRNDHQKFYFSLYTKITTLFFGILLVVGAILIFLIENQLFFLDKTWHEALFYSLFQSVTVRSAGLATVDPNVFSTPTLLVMSVLMFIGASPSSVGGGIRTTTFALNMLFVMNFARGRRDIKIFKREIHEIDIMRSIAVTIMAVSIFLTATLILLVTEDHELIEIIFEVASAFGTCGLSLGITDELTVVGKLVLIVLMFIGRVGILSFLFMIGGREKVSKYHYPKERVSIG; translated from the coding sequence ATGCAGAAAAATATACGTAAACATATGAAAAAATTGGTTCCAGCACAGGTTTTCGTAAGTTATTATTTAATCGCGATTACAGTTTCTACACTGTTGCTAAGCCTCCCTGTGGCCTTAAAACCAGGAGTAGAGTGGACTTTTATCGATGCTTTATTTACTGCAGTAAGTGCTGTTAGTGTAACGGGTTTATCAACGATCTCGATTGTAGATACATTTTCGACAACAGGAATTTTTCTACTCATGTTTGTATTGCAGTTTGGTGGAGTGGGGATTATGACGCTTGGCACCGTTTTTTGGATGATTATGGGGAAGAAAATTGGATTAAAAGAACGTAGATTAATTATGCTTGATCAAAATCAAACTTCCTTATCAGGACTTGTTCAATTATTATTGAAAATTTTTAGGATTGTAATTACGATCGAACTGATCGGAGCTGTTGTATTAGGGATTTATTACTTAAATTACTATCCTGTTTGGTATGAGGCTTTTTTACATGGACTTTTTAGTTCTGTAAGTGCCACAACAAATGCTGGGTTTGATATAACGGGAAATTCATTGATTGATTTTGCTGATGATTATTTTGTTCAGTTCATTACCATGCTATTAATTATTGCTGGGGCTATTGGTTTTCCAGTATTGGTGGAAACAAAAGAATATATTTTTCACCGAAATGATCATCAAAAATTTTATTTTTCACTTTACACGAAAATCACGACATTATTTTTTGGCATTTTATTAGTAGTTGGAGCGATTCTGATCTTTCTAATTGAAAATCAGTTATTTTTCCTAGATAAAACATGGCATGAGGCATTATTTTATTCATTGTTTCAATCGGTTACAGTAAGAAGTGCGGGGTTAGCAACGGTTGATCCGAATGTATTCTCTACACCGACATTACTTGTTATGAGTGTATTAATGTTTATCGGTGCCTCACCAAGTTCGGTTGGAGGAGGGATTCGGACAACTACTTTTGCATTGAATATGTTATTTGTCATGAACTTTGCAAGAGGACGTCGGGATATAAAAATTTTCAAAAGAGAAATTCATGAAATTGATATTATGCGTTCTATTGCGGTAACAATTATGGCCGTCTCCATCTTTTTGACTGCTACTCTAATTTTATTAGTGACAGAAGATCACGAATTGATTGAGATTATTTTCGAAGTCGCTTCTGCTTTTGGTACATGTGGTTTATCTTTGGGAATTACCGATGAATTAACAGTTGTTGGAAAGCTTGTGCTGATCGTTTTAATGTTTATCGGTCGTGTCGGTATTCTTTCCTTCTTATTTATGATTGGGGGCAGAGAAAAGGTTTCTAAATATCATTATCCAAAAGAACGAGTGAGTATCGGATAA
- a CDS encoding alpha/beta-type small acid-soluble spore protein codes for MANSRNKLLVPGIEQYLDSVKYEIAQEFGVQLGSSTAARANGSVGGEITKRLVQQAQAQLNGQDPFK; via the coding sequence ATGGCAAATAGCCGAAATAAATTATTAGTCCCAGGGATTGAACAATATTTAGACTCTGTAAAATATGAGATTGCCCAAGAATTTGGAGTACAACTGGGATCAAGTACTGCTGCACGTGCGAACGGTTCAGTCGGTGGTGAAATAACAAAACGACTCGTACAACAAGCACAAGCACAATTAAATGGACAAGATCCTTTCAAATAA
- a CDS encoding TerC family protein, with amino-acid sequence MDFSILLEYGWVLLILIGLEGILAADNAVVMAVMVKHLPKEKQKKALFYGLFGAFIFRFVALFLISFLVNVWQVQAIGALYLFFITLNHFYKRWKGGEGEHKEHKELKGSSFWMTVLKVEVADIAFAIDSMLAAVALAVTLSPTGWFHIGGIDGGQFLVMFLGGIIGLIIMRFAATWFVRVLQKYPTLESAAFMIVGWVGVKLAVFTLAHPEVQILNEHFPETFAWKITFWVVLIAIALGGYFFSKKRAQTSESY; translated from the coding sequence GTGGATTTTTCAATCTTATTAGAGTATGGTTGGGTCTTATTAATTTTAATTGGGCTAGAGGGAATACTAGCCGCAGATAATGCTGTCGTAATGGCAGTTATGGTAAAGCACTTACCAAAGGAAAAGCAGAAAAAAGCCTTGTTTTATGGATTATTTGGAGCATTTATTTTCCGCTTTGTAGCTTTATTTCTCATTTCCTTTCTAGTTAATGTATGGCAAGTGCAGGCAATTGGTGCATTGTATTTGTTCTTTATTACGTTGAATCATTTTTATAAAAGATGGAAAGGCGGAGAAGGAGAACATAAAGAACATAAGGAACTGAAAGGTTCGTCATTTTGGATGACCGTATTAAAAGTAGAAGTGGCGGATATTGCCTTTGCAATTGACTCCATGTTAGCAGCGGTTGCTTTAGCTGTAACATTGAGCCCGACAGGATGGTTCCATATAGGTGGTATTGACGGAGGTCAATTTTTAGTGATGTTCCTTGGTGGGATTATAGGTCTTATCATCATGAGATTTGCGGCAACATGGTTTGTTCGAGTGTTGCAGAAATATCCGACACTGGAGTCAGCTGCCTTTATGATTGTTGGCTGGGTTGGCGTGAAATTGGCGGTATTTACCCTCGCACATCCAGAAGTACAAATATTAAATGAGCATTTTCCAGAAACATTTGCTTGGAAAATCACCTTCTGGGTCGTATTAATCGCTATTGCACTTGGTGGGTATTTCTTTTCGAAAAAAAGAGCACAAACTAGTGAAAGTTATTAA